The following are encoded together in the Adhaeribacter arboris genome:
- a CDS encoding LLM class flavin-dependent oxidoreductase, translating into MKFGIHYLLSCSPEQSPVQRYQDSIEQAVLAESLGFESVWPVEQHFNQTMSAMPCPTLLLAAIAARTKSLRLGTAIIQLGLNHPLRVAEEIATLDVLSKGRVEFGVGRGSNPSHFAGFNISLTESRERLEESLAYVQKAFSEEKFTFQGKFFSGEDICLVPKSVQRPSPPITLAANSMDTARLAGKLGLPIVMALHINPLPKAKELITIYKNALQEAGQSTKNKISLLVPLFVDETEEKVRRAAEPAVKHFTYVTSLLLSSQANKWTNPTEKQQMQVLLERIGKTTYDSMNQNMAVFGTPSYCREKLQELEELGVERIICWFNLVGAIAPNQVVRNLELFSEEVMPYFGEPVLATV; encoded by the coding sequence ATGAAATTCGGAATTCATTATTTACTATCCTGCTCTCCCGAACAATCTCCCGTTCAGCGTTATCAAGATAGCATAGAGCAGGCCGTTCTGGCCGAGTCGCTGGGGTTTGAATCGGTGTGGCCGGTGGAACAGCATTTTAACCAAACTATGTCGGCTATGCCATGTCCTACTTTGCTGTTGGCCGCTATTGCCGCCCGCACCAAATCGCTGCGCTTGGGTACGGCCATTATACAATTGGGCTTAAACCATCCGTTGCGCGTTGCCGAAGAAATAGCAACTTTAGATGTGCTCAGTAAGGGGCGGGTAGAATTTGGCGTGGGTCGGGGTTCTAATCCTTCGCATTTTGCCGGCTTTAATATTTCTTTAACCGAGAGCCGGGAGCGCCTGGAGGAATCGTTGGCTTATGTCCAAAAGGCATTTTCCGAAGAAAAATTTACTTTTCAGGGGAAATTTTTCTCGGGCGAAGATATTTGTTTGGTACCTAAATCCGTGCAACGTCCCTCTCCACCAATAACCCTTGCGGCTAACAGCATGGATACCGCTAGACTGGCGGGTAAGTTAGGATTACCTATTGTAATGGCCTTGCACATTAACCCGCTCCCCAAAGCCAAAGAACTAATAACTATTTATAAAAATGCGTTGCAGGAAGCCGGGCAATCCACAAAAAATAAGATAAGTTTGTTGGTGCCTTTGTTCGTCGATGAAACGGAAGAGAAAGTGAGACGAGCGGCCGAACCGGCCGTAAAACACTTTACCTATGTAACTTCTTTGTTATTATCTTCTCAGGCAAACAAATGGACCAACCCGACCGAGAAGCAGCAAATGCAGGTACTTTTAGAAAGAATAGGTAAAACTACTTACGACTCTATGAACCAGAACATGGCCGTATTTGGTACCCCAAGCTATTGCCGGGAAAAGTTGCAGGAGTTAGAAGAATTGGGCGTAGAACGAATTATTTGTTGGTTTAACTTAGTGGGCGCTATTGCTCCTAACCAGGTGGTGCGCAACCTGGAGCTGTTTTCGGAAGAAGTAATGCCTTATTTTGGCGAACCGGTTCTGGCAACGGTTTAA
- a CDS encoding NUDIX hydrolase, with amino-acid sequence MISDAEFLEFIHKGHEHYLTHLSVDCVVFGFHDNQLKLLLTKVINIGQWSLPGGFIRKEESVDMAAKRILRERTGLENIFLEQFKVFGSVERNNTPDTKRIVQAIDKNINEKNWLLQRMVSMGYYALVDIEKVTPTSDTLSEECRWWDLTALPPLLFDHTDIVKDALKALRRHLANKPIGFNLLPEKFTMTELRRLYETILGRPIDRGNFEKKMLKLGILERLDEVKSNVTYKAPFLYRFNTAKYQELLEADTGFGF; translated from the coding sequence ATGATTTCAGATGCTGAGTTTTTAGAGTTTATTCATAAAGGTCACGAACACTATCTTACCCATTTATCCGTGGATTGCGTCGTCTTTGGCTTCCACGACAATCAATTAAAGCTCTTACTAACCAAAGTAATCAATATAGGCCAGTGGAGTTTACCGGGAGGGTTTATTCGAAAAGAAGAGTCGGTGGATATGGCCGCCAAACGCATTTTGCGGGAGCGTACCGGTTTAGAAAACATTTTTCTGGAACAATTTAAAGTTTTCGGATCGGTGGAACGCAACAATACGCCCGACACGAAAAGAATTGTGCAGGCCATTGATAAAAATATAAACGAAAAAAACTGGTTGTTGCAGCGCATGGTATCGATGGGATATTACGCTTTGGTAGATATCGAAAAAGTAACGCCTACGTCGGATACGCTTTCGGAAGAATGCCGCTGGTGGGATTTAACGGCCTTGCCTCCCCTCCTTTTCGACCATACCGATATTGTGAAAGATGCTTTAAAGGCTCTGCGGCGGCATTTGGCGAACAAGCCCATCGGCTTTAACTTGCTACCCGAAAAATTTACCATGACGGAATTGCGGCGACTCTACGAAACCATACTGGGCCGCCCGATTGACCGGGGAAATTTTGAAAAAAAGATGCTGAAGCTGGGAATTCTGGAAAGGCTGGACGAAGTAAAAAGCAACGTTACGTATAAGGCGCCTTTCTTATACCGGTTTAATACCGCTAAATACCAGGAGCTTCTGGAAGCCGATACCGGTTTTGGTTTTTAG
- a CDS encoding nuclear transport factor 2 family protein — protein sequence MLTFDFAQKFAREWIASWNAHDLNAVLAYYSADFVIETPMTLLMKPNSQGKLANKEAVKAYWTIGLQRIPDLEFKLLDVLIGMNTLTIYYLNKATKNKAAEMLFFNEELQVCKSFVHYS from the coding sequence ATGCTCACGTTCGACTTTGCCCAAAAATTCGCCCGGGAATGGATTGCTTCCTGGAACGCGCATGATTTAAATGCGGTTTTAGCCTACTATTCTGCCGATTTTGTAATAGAAACGCCTATGACCTTGCTTATGAAACCTAATAGCCAGGGAAAGTTAGCCAACAAAGAAGCGGTAAAAGCTTACTGGACCATTGGGTTGCAGCGCATTCCGGATTTAGAATTTAAACTGTTAGACGTATTAATTGGCATGAACACTTTAACTATTTACTATTTAAATAAAGCAACCAAAAATAAGGCGGCGGAAATGCTTTTTTTCAACGAGGAGCTACAGGTTTGCAAATCCTTTGTGCATTACTCCTGA
- a CDS encoding type 1 glutamine amidotransferase family protein, producing MYTYPTVLDQPRNYDVDILEDKHLVMPGNIGTAAGCLAAINLMEWAIERLYDEKVR from the coding sequence ATGTATACTTATCCCACCGTTTTGGACCAGCCAAGAAATTACGACGTTGATATTCTGGAAGATAAGCATCTCGTAATGCCTGGCAATATTGGAACAGCCGCCGGTTGTTTAGCGGCTATTAATCTGATGGAATGGGCCATTGAAAGACTTTACGACGAAAAAGTAAGATAA
- a CDS encoding lipase family protein — translation MRKLYLVFIFFLLYLLSQVSYSQVLKPGFDKEEYMELLKIYSRWGDSTFYAGIAQSENYTRAYGSPTVGLQNRWELHTNKAHTVAVISIRGTTADPVSWLANFYAAMVPATGSIKLSDNLTFNYQLATNPRAAVHAGWLISLGFLANDILPRLDSCYRAGIKEYIILGHSQGGAIAYLLTSHLHHLQDTGKLPTDIRFKTYCSAGPKPGNLYYAYEYENRTQGGWAFNVVNSADWVPEVPISIQTVNDFNPTNPFINAKQGIKKQKFPKRAALHYVYKQLTKHTLKAQKRYQQYLGNKASKYVQSQLKEIQVPAYYNSNNYVRTGTFIVLLADQAYYQKFPESKTKVFTHHMLQPYYYLAQKLK, via the coding sequence ATGCGCAAATTATACTTGGTATTTATATTTTTTCTCTTATACCTCCTCTCGCAAGTAAGTTATAGTCAGGTTTTAAAGCCAGGCTTTGATAAAGAAGAATACATGGAACTACTTAAAATTTACTCCCGGTGGGGCGATTCCACTTTTTACGCTGGTATTGCCCAATCCGAAAATTATACCCGAGCCTACGGTTCTCCTACCGTAGGTCTGCAAAACCGCTGGGAACTGCACACAAATAAGGCGCATACCGTCGCCGTCATCAGCATTCGGGGAACCACGGCCGATCCGGTAAGTTGGCTGGCCAATTTTTACGCGGCCATGGTACCAGCCACAGGTTCCATTAAATTATCGGATAATTTAACGTTTAACTACCAGTTAGCCACTAATCCGCGAGCGGCCGTGCATGCCGGCTGGTTAATTAGCCTTGGTTTTTTGGCCAATGATATTTTACCTCGTCTGGATTCTTGTTACCGGGCCGGCATTAAAGAATATATTATTTTAGGTCACAGCCAAGGCGGAGCCATCGCGTATTTGCTTACTTCTCATTTGCATCATTTACAGGATACCGGAAAATTGCCGACTGATATCCGATTTAAAACGTATTGCAGCGCGGGCCCTAAACCAGGTAATTTATATTACGCTTACGAGTACGAAAACCGCACCCAAGGCGGCTGGGCCTTTAACGTCGTCAACTCCGCCGATTGGGTACCGGAAGTACCTATTTCCATTCAAACGGTAAATGATTTTAACCCGACAAACCCGTTTATAAATGCCAAACAAGGCATTAAAAAGCAAAAATTCCCCAAAAGAGCTGCCCTGCATTATGTTTACAAGCAGTTAACCAAACATACCTTAAAAGCCCAAAAACGCTACCAACAGTACTTGGGCAATAAAGCTTCCAAATACGTACAGTCGCAGTTAAAAGAAATCCAGGTTCCGGCGTATTATAATTCAAATAACTATGTACGCACGGGTACTTTTATTGTGTTGCTAGCCGATCAGGCATATTACCAAAAATTTCCGGAGAGCAAAACGAAGGTATTTACCCACCACATGCTGCAGCCTTATTATTACCTGGCGCAAAAACTGAAATAA
- a CDS encoding maleylpyruvate isomerase N-terminal domain-containing protein, whose translation MVAIKHLFADLDYKLIQLLKSLRPEDWDKPTVAKLWRVKDVAAHLLDGNIRVLSTQRDRYFGEQPPAISSNQDLVNWLNQLNADWVKASKRISPHVLILLHELTGPLVTAYYQSLDLQEKAVFSVAWAGEQESLNELHLAREYTEKWLHQQQIRDAVNQPGILTRHFFYPFIATFMHGLPVTYQSVQADSGTIIQISITTEAGGDWFLVKEADKWTLQSNPTDTPATQVIIHPDIAWKLFSKSIRPEQILDQVEITGNKAVGEIALGMVSVMA comes from the coding sequence ATGGTTGCAATAAAGCATTTGTTTGCTGATTTAGATTACAAGCTGATCCAGTTGTTAAAATCTTTACGTCCGGAAGATTGGGATAAACCAACCGTGGCCAAACTCTGGCGGGTGAAAGATGTAGCAGCGCACTTACTCGACGGCAATATCCGGGTACTTTCTACTCAGCGCGACCGGTATTTTGGCGAGCAACCGCCGGCAATCTCTTCGAATCAAGATTTAGTAAATTGGCTCAATCAATTAAATGCCGATTGGGTAAAAGCCAGCAAAAGAATAAGCCCTCACGTACTCATTCTACTGCACGAACTTACCGGACCTTTGGTTACTGCGTATTACCAAAGCTTGGATTTGCAGGAAAAAGCCGTATTTTCGGTGGCCTGGGCTGGCGAACAGGAAAGCTTAAATGAGTTGCACTTGGCCCGGGAATACACCGAGAAATGGCTGCACCAACAACAAATCCGCGACGCAGTAAACCAGCCCGGCATCCTCACCCGGCACTTTTTCTACCCGTTTATTGCCACTTTTATGCACGGGTTACCGGTTACTTACCAGTCTGTACAAGCAGATTCCGGAACGATTATTCAAATATCCATCACTACCGAAGCCGGCGGCGATTGGTTTTTAGTAAAAGAAGCGGATAAATGGACTTTGCAAAGTAATCCGACAGATACTCCCGCTACCCAAGTTATTATTCACCCGGATATAGCCTGGAAGTTGTTTTCCAAAAGTATCCGGCCCGAACAGATACTGGACCAGGTAGAAATTACGGGAAATAAAGCAGTGGGTGAAATAGCCCTGGGAATGGTTTCGGTTATGGCCTAG
- a CDS encoding sugar phosphate isomerase/epimerase family protein, whose protein sequence is MKRRNFLLQSGAMALGGLLSANQLSASKLFNPAAMRPVGLGLFTLFNIIDEDVTGNLKKVAALGYQEIESAFSKKGGYYGMKAQEFAKFTKDIGLAWQSHHVLGAPFKLPPGAKMPTGADGKPITIPPMRNLRDNYQELVDEAAAGGVKYLVCANTPIGTLDEVKASIDVLNKSAEAAKKAGLIFCYHNHDAEFKKVEGQVPYEMLLAQTDPNNLKMELDLAWAVKGGYDPVALFKKYPGRFPLWHVKDLTQDRQTIQPVGSGTIDFKTIFAQAKQAGMQHFFVEHDMPADPFASITTSMQNLKKLLS, encoded by the coding sequence ATGAAGCGCAGAAATTTTTTATTACAATCCGGGGCAATGGCTTTGGGTGGTTTGTTATCGGCTAATCAATTATCGGCCAGTAAATTGTTTAATCCAGCTGCCATGCGGCCCGTAGGCTTAGGATTATTCACCTTATTTAACATAATCGATGAGGATGTTACCGGAAATTTAAAAAAAGTGGCGGCTTTGGGCTATCAGGAAATAGAGTCGGCTTTTAGTAAAAAAGGCGGTTACTACGGCATGAAGGCTCAGGAGTTTGCGAAGTTTACCAAAGATATTGGCCTAGCCTGGCAATCGCACCACGTTTTGGGCGCTCCTTTTAAGTTGCCTCCAGGTGCCAAAATGCCTACCGGTGCCGATGGTAAACCAATCACTATCCCACCCATGCGTAACTTACGGGATAACTACCAGGAACTAGTGGATGAAGCAGCAGCCGGTGGCGTGAAATATTTAGTTTGCGCTAATACCCCTATTGGTACCCTAGACGAAGTAAAAGCTTCCATAGATGTTTTAAATAAATCGGCTGAAGCTGCTAAAAAGGCCGGTTTAATTTTCTGTTACCATAACCATGATGCTGAATTTAAAAAAGTAGAGGGGCAGGTACCGTACGAAATGCTATTAGCCCAAACAGATCCGAACAATTTAAAAATGGAATTAGATTTAGCCTGGGCGGTAAAAGGCGGTTACGATCCGGTGGCCTTATTCAAAAAGTATCCGGGGCGTTTTCCTTTGTGGCACGTAAAAGACTTAACCCAAGACCGGCAAACCATTCAACCCGTTGGGAGCGGAACCATCGACTTTAAAACCATTTTTGCCCAGGCAAAACAAGCTGGTATGCAGCACTTTTTTGTGGAACACGATATGCCCGCCGACCCGTTTGCCAGCATTACCACCAGTATGCAAAATTTAAAAAAACTTTTAAGCTAA
- a CDS encoding ThuA domain-containing protein: MKSYFYRSKFLPVFLLFLVTFIGLASFVFYQEPPRVLVFSKTTAFRHTSIGAGKTAFMKLGKEHGFAVDTTEDATKFNEDNLKRYRAVIFLSTTGDVLNPEQQNSFERYIQAGGGYLGVHAAADTEYDWPWYGKLAGAWFDNHPMPDNVQKGTFVVVDKNNPATRFLPERWEREDEFYAYKNISPDIKVLLKIDEKTYRGGTNGDNHPMAWYQEFDGGRAFYTAGGHTDASFAEPLFLKHLVAGVKFTIGGDNPKALNYAQVRTPKMPEENRFTKVVLDEKLAEPMELTVLKDGRVLFIERSGKLKMYSPGTNQTKVIATIPVSTKYTDKEGKVTEGEDGLLGLTQDPQFEQNHWLYLYYSAVGSEAKNILTRYELRGDELITESKKVLLEVPTQREQCCHTGGSLAFDAQGNLFLSTGDNTSPRATSYAPIDERPERSPWDAQKSSGNTNDLRGKILRIHPEPDGSYTIPAGNLFPKGTPKTRPEIYTMGHRNPYRISVDRKTGYVYWGEIGPDANDPSEQGPEGNDEVGQARQAGNYGWPYFVGNNKAYSKVDFTNNQAGAKFDAAKPQNNSPNNTGLNQLPPAKSAFIWYPYGASKEFPLVGSGGRSAMAGPVYDQDQFAQAKRSFPAYYNGKLFIYEWMRGWIMAVTLDKAGNYVSMERFMPSYKFSNPVDLEFGPEGDMYMLEYGSGWFQANDDARLVRIEYNGGNRKPAVEIAANKLAGALPLAVNLSSKGTQDFDHDALEYNWKITSAAGTFKTFTQANPTVTFTKPGVYKATLTVTDAKGEKSSKSLEIKAGNNPPVLAFDITQGNKSFFIPGKPLTYQVKISDKEDGSLAAGQIYPSQVAVTIDYLPEGFDQAAIAPGHRDVEGTAQFATGLRLMESSDCKACHSIDKKSIGPAYKQVALKYQKDNGAAERLAKKVISGGKGVWGEVPMSAHPQLALNDATEMVKYVLSLATEKTATKSLPLKGNYTPVLPATDQGKGVYVLRAAYRDRGANGIPGISAEQTRVLRNPNVIASSAKFTHQIQKFKLADPPLDLVIVSGSGAHIGFEQVDLTGIQELTFVVMAPKEQVNAAGGIIEVHQDSPTGKLLGTSKEIVPTTTPVMSTPPQFVNVPLTPVTNLHDLYFVFKNPKAPATQSLFVVTNVIFKAKENENKATGNAVGQAKSGGSK, encoded by the coding sequence ATGAAAAGTTACTTTTACCGCTCCAAATTCTTGCCTGTTTTTTTATTGTTCCTGGTAACCTTTATCGGATTGGCTTCTTTTGTTTTTTACCAGGAGCCACCGCGGGTGCTGGTTTTTAGTAAAACTACCGCCTTTCGGCATACGTCTATTGGGGCCGGTAAAACGGCCTTCATGAAATTGGGGAAAGAACACGGTTTTGCCGTTGATACTACCGAGGATGCCACTAAGTTTAATGAAGATAACCTGAAACGTTATCGCGCAGTAATTTTCCTGAGCACTACCGGCGACGTTTTAAACCCTGAACAACAAAACAGCTTCGAGCGGTACATTCAGGCGGGGGGCGGTTATTTAGGCGTACATGCCGCCGCCGATACCGAGTACGATTGGCCCTGGTACGGGAAATTAGCGGGGGCCTGGTTCGATAATCACCCCATGCCGGATAACGTGCAGAAAGGCACTTTTGTGGTAGTCGATAAAAATAATCCGGCTACCCGTTTTTTACCTGAACGCTGGGAGCGGGAAGACGAGTTTTATGCGTACAAAAATATTAGTCCGGATATAAAAGTTCTGCTTAAGATAGACGAGAAAACCTACCGCGGCGGAACCAACGGCGATAATCACCCAATGGCCTGGTACCAGGAATTTGACGGCGGACGGGCTTTTTATACCGCGGGCGGCCACACCGATGCTTCCTTTGCGGAACCTTTATTTTTAAAGCATTTAGTAGCGGGTGTAAAATTTACTATAGGCGGTGATAACCCGAAAGCCTTGAACTACGCGCAGGTTCGCACTCCGAAAATGCCCGAAGAAAACCGCTTCACCAAAGTAGTGCTCGACGAAAAGCTGGCCGAACCCATGGAGCTTACCGTTTTAAAAGATGGCCGCGTTTTGTTTATTGAACGCAGTGGAAAATTAAAAATGTATTCGCCCGGTACTAACCAAACCAAAGTAATTGCTACTATTCCGGTAAGCACCAAATACACGGATAAAGAAGGCAAAGTAACCGAAGGCGAAGACGGTTTGCTGGGCTTAACCCAGGACCCGCAGTTTGAGCAAAATCATTGGCTTTATTTGTATTACTCCGCGGTTGGTTCCGAAGCAAAGAATATTTTAACTCGCTACGAACTTCGCGGCGATGAACTAATAACGGAATCCAAGAAAGTACTCCTGGAAGTTCCTACCCAACGGGAACAATGCTGCCATACTGGCGGCTCCCTGGCATTTGATGCCCAAGGTAACTTATTCTTATCTACCGGCGACAATACCAGTCCGCGGGCAACCAGTTATGCACCCATCGACGAACGTCCGGAGCGTAGCCCCTGGGATGCACAGAAGTCATCCGGAAATACCAACGATTTACGCGGTAAAATTTTGCGTATTCACCCGGAGCCAGATGGTAGCTACACCATTCCGGCCGGCAATTTATTCCCTAAAGGTACGCCTAAAACCCGCCCCGAAATTTACACCATGGGCCACCGTAACCCATACCGCATTTCCGTGGACCGCAAAACCGGCTACGTGTACTGGGGCGAAATCGGCCCCGATGCCAACGACCCTTCGGAGCAAGGCCCGGAAGGTAATGATGAGGTAGGCCAGGCCCGGCAAGCGGGTAATTATGGCTGGCCATATTTTGTGGGCAATAACAAAGCGTACAGCAAGGTTGATTTTACCAATAACCAGGCGGGAGCTAAATTTGATGCTGCCAAACCCCAAAATAATTCGCCTAATAACACCGGATTAAATCAATTACCACCTGCGAAAAGTGCTTTTATCTGGTACCCGTACGGTGCTTCCAAGGAATTCCCGTTAGTAGGTTCCGGTGGCCGCAGTGCTATGGCCGGACCTGTTTATGACCAGGATCAGTTCGCGCAAGCCAAACGGTCTTTCCCGGCATATTATAACGGCAAACTATTTATTTACGAATGGATGCGCGGTTGGATTATGGCCGTAACTCTGGATAAAGCCGGTAATTACGTGTCGATGGAGCGTTTTATGCCGAGTTATAAGTTTAGTAACCCCGTGGATTTAGAATTTGGTCCGGAAGGCGATATGTATATGCTGGAATACGGTTCCGGCTGGTTCCAGGCCAACGACGATGCCCGTTTGGTGCGCATTGAATACAACGGTGGCAACCGCAAACCAGCCGTGGAAATAGCCGCTAATAAATTGGCGGGTGCATTGCCTTTAGCCGTGAACTTGTCGTCTAAAGGCACCCAGGATTTTGACCACGATGCTTTAGAATACAATTGGAAAATTACTTCGGCGGCCGGTACTTTTAAAACGTTTACCCAGGCAAATCCTACCGTAACCTTTACCAAGCCGGGCGTTTATAAAGCAACGCTTACCGTAACCGACGCCAAAGGAGAGAAGAGTAGCAAATCTTTAGAAATAAAAGCGGGCAATAATCCGCCGGTTTTAGCTTTTGATATTACGCAGGGCAATAAAAGTTTCTTTATCCCCGGCAAACCGCTCACCTACCAGGTAAAAATTTCGGATAAAGAAGATGGCAGCTTGGCGGCAGGTCAAATTTACCCGTCCCAGGTGGCGGTTACCATCGACTACTTGCCCGAAGGTTTTGACCAGGCGGCCATTGCTCCCGGCCACCGCGATGTGGAGGGCACTGCCCAATTTGCCACCGGCTTACGGTTAATGGAAAGCAGCGATTGCAAAGCTTGCCATAGTATCGATAAAAAATCAATTGGCCCGGCTTATAAACAAGTAGCTCTGAAATACCAAAAAGATAACGGTGCTGCGGAGCGTTTGGCGAAAAAAGTAATATCCGGAGGGAAAGGAGTTTGGGGCGAAGTACCGATGAGTGCCCATCCGCAGTTAGCGCTGAACGATGCTACCGAAATGGTAAAGTATGTTTTGAGTTTAGCCACTGAGAAAACCGCCACCAAATCTTTGCCCTTGAAAGGAAATTATACGCCGGTTTTACCCGCCACGGATCAGGGAAAAGGCGTTTACGTACTACGGGCCGCTTACCGCGACCGGGGAGCCAATGGCATACCTGGCATTTCCGCAGAGCAAACCCGGGTACTGCGTAACCCAAATGTGATAGCCAGTTCTGCTAAATTTACCCATCAAATTCAAAAGTTTAAATTGGCCGATCCACCGCTGGATCTGGTAATTGTATCGGGTTCGGGGGCGCATATCGGCTTTGAACAAGTTGATTTAACGGGAATACAGGAGCTCACTTTTGTGGTAATGGCGCCGAAAGAACAAGTGAATGCGGCCGGCGGTATTATTGAAGTGCACCAGGATTCGCCTACGGGTAAGTTACTCGGAACGTCAAAAGAGATTGTGCCGACCACTACCCCGGTAATGTCTACTCCACCGCAGTTTGTAAATGTTCCGCTAACGCCTGTCACTAATTTGCATGATCTGTACTTTGTCTTTAAAAACCCCAAAGCCCCGGCTACCCAATCATTGTTTGTAGTAACGAATGTGATCTTTAAAGCCAAGGAAAACGAAAACAAGGCAACCGGAAATGCTGTTGGGCAAGCTAAAAGCGGTGGCTCCAAATAA
- a CDS encoding phospholipase A, translating into MYEFKLSSCLFICVCLQGFFLSKVNAQDAPLFTKKLDVHSLSERWELDSATKKGTFLITPYKPVYITAGRWSSNPNEQPVSENPKYSLPFKVDYGKYEAKFQLSFKTKVVQGLIGKQGDIWIAYTQKSHWQIYNTGFSRPFRETNYEPELLLNFATHFKFLGFNTRMLGLAFNHQSNGRALPLSRSWNRVIAQIGLERGKWIVYLRPWYRLKDTDDENPAITDYVGRADATLMYNGGRSLYALTGSHSLRTGNKNRGQLLFDWTYRISGNLRGHLQLSHGYGETLVDYNHRQSTIGLSVSLVEWL; encoded by the coding sequence ATGTATGAATTTAAATTATCCAGTTGCTTATTTATTTGCGTGTGTTTACAAGGTTTTTTCCTCTCCAAGGTTAACGCTCAGGATGCGCCGCTTTTTACAAAAAAACTCGATGTCCATAGCTTGTCGGAGCGATGGGAATTGGATTCAGCTACTAAAAAAGGAACCTTTCTGATTACTCCATATAAGCCTGTTTACATCACCGCCGGCAGATGGTCGAGTAACCCCAACGAGCAACCAGTTAGCGAAAATCCAAAATATTCCTTACCCTTTAAAGTCGATTACGGCAAATACGAAGCAAAATTTCAGCTTAGTTTTAAAACCAAAGTTGTGCAAGGCTTAATTGGTAAGCAAGGCGATATATGGATTGCTTATACTCAAAAATCGCATTGGCAAATTTACAATACCGGATTTTCCCGGCCATTTCGGGAAACAAATTACGAACCGGAACTGCTGCTTAATTTTGCCACTCATTTCAAATTTCTTGGTTTTAATACTCGTATGCTCGGCTTAGCCTTTAACCACCAATCTAACGGCCGTGCCTTGCCTCTTTCTCGCAGTTGGAACCGGGTTATTGCTCAAATTGGCTTAGAGCGCGGGAAATGGATAGTATATCTCCGCCCTTGGTACCGGTTAAAAGATACAGACGACGAAAATCCCGCCATTACCGATTACGTGGGAAGAGCCGATGCCACTCTGATGTACAACGGCGGCCGGAGTTTATATGCGCTAACCGGCAGTCATTCGTTGCGTACCGGTAATAAAAACCGGGGACAGTTGTTATTTGACTGGACTTACCGGATTTCAGGTAATTTAAGAGGGCATCTGCAACTTTCGCATGGATACGGCGAAACACTCGTGGACTACAACCATCGGCAAAGTACCATTGGCCTGAGTGTTTCGCTAGTAGAGTGGTTATAA